The Falco biarmicus isolate bFalBia1 chromosome 1, bFalBia1.pri, whole genome shotgun sequence DNA segment CACAGGCAATTAAATGACATGGAAAGGTGCATCATGAAATATGTGAAGGGAACATCAATTGTGGTACCAGAACAATTTCATTTCATGTTACCTGGAAAAAGTCAGCTCGTAACAATCTCATATCCTACAGGTATTTCAGATGATCAACTGGAAAGTTACAGAAAGGTAAAGCCAACAAATACTAGCAGAACctgatttaaataatttttttttattatttaattattattattgtaacTGAAGCAGCGGTGAAGCTTTTCATTTAGCCAATGTAGAATAAATACTAACAGATACTGCTATATTTTTggttaatttttattataactGAAGCTGTATACTGAACATGGAAGCCTGATTTATCAGaagttattttataaaatgtgcCAGATATCATTTTTCTAAGGGAACAGTAGTAACCTTAAAACTATATAGGATTTGGTTTAGATAGGTTTTATCTAAATTATACTTCTGGTACTGTATTATTTGAATTTCTCCACTTCCATGGCAGAATATAAAATTGCTTGTAGTGTGATGTTATTTTCAGGCTTTAACAGATGTCCAGAAAGGTTtagagttgggtttttttatttgatttggtttctttcttgGGGTTGGTGttactggggtttttgtttgtttgttttggggacCTGCTTTTTGTGGCTGGCAGCTGACCAGCCTTAAGCtggcttttgtttggttgggttttgccCTCTGTGTTGGCACATCTAGAAAAAAGAATACGGATGGGGCAGAAGAATGTTCTGATGTGGTGCTCCTTTTGGACAGAGACATGTACCTGGCCGATGCCGGTTCAGGTCACGCAGTTACACACACTGAGAGTGGGGAAAGTCTCCTGCCGCCTTAGAGGTGTAGAAGCCGCGGggacttttcattttcttcttccatgtgAAGCATTACTGGGTGTATACAACCTGATCTGTTCCTTGCATTTGCAGAGGCCTCGGGCATCGGTGGCACGTTACGTCTTTCCTGCTCTCTGTCTGCTGTTGAGTTTTACCCACTGACTGCGAAGTGTCCCTGTAGCTAATTAATTGGGTTCAGTGTTGGGTCATCGGCGTAAAACGTATTTTATCCTAGATGATCTCATCATTCTTTTCACTTCTAAGCTCTGTGAAATTAGACAATATCTCTTCAAATGTGGCCGCTGTGTTGTAAACAGCGCTGAGgagatttaaaaatagactGAATCTGCTCAAAGTGTAAGCTCGGTATCTTTACTTTGCCTCAGTATGTTGCATTTGTATGTCTTATTAGTTAAGATTATAATTCAGAGTGTGTGTCTATACTACTTCATAGATAAAACTGTAATCCTTTTCTATTATGGTGTATTTTCTCATACTCGCACAAGATGCTTGTCACTCATGGCGTCTTCAGCGGGGCTCCCGCAGCAGGTGTTCTGCAACAGGACTGTATCAAATAGTGGGCCCTTTAGGTAGGAGGTAAGCCTGCACAAGCTTCCTGTGAGAGGTGAGATCTAGTAGTAAATGAACATGCTGGATGTTTAATAAAGCAGATTGTAATGTATCAATTCGCTAAACCGTGCTGTTAAAATTGTTTGTATTCATTGTTACTTACAATGTGATGTTTCTTTTAATCCAGAATTTGAGTCGCgctctttatttttatttgaacttgCCTGTAGGAATTGCATGAGTTATTCAATCTGCCTTGTGACAGACCGTATTTCAAGAGAGCAAATGCTTATCATTTTCCAGATGAACCATATAAAGATGGATATCTCAGAAATCCACATTTACATCTAAATTCACCTGGTACACAGGCTGGTATGGTAAGTTTAAATTGAAACATTTGTGAAAAAGTACTCTTTATTTTACTTGAGATTTGTTATTAAAAGAAGTCATTTAGTAGTCAATATGGTATAGATGAGAAAGTGAAGCAACTGACTTGGCCTTTTTAGCATATGAGCTTTCTCTGCACAAAATGATATTGCTTTGGCTATATGGCTGTATTTGTCCCAAAGAGATTctattttcttggaaaaggaTGTGCATGTATTTTTAGCATGTGTTTTAGAAGTTTCTCAGAACCAGGACGAGAAACTAAAACTGTGAATGGAGGTGTTTAGGAGACAAAACCAGGAGGAGTAATTGTATGTGAATAACAAACCTTCAGTTCTTCCAGCGACTTGTAATCCCCAACGGAAAGCTTTTACAGTCCAAGTGACGAGTCGTATGACTTGGCTGAAAATTGATGCAAGCGTGATCAGATACATTTGTATTATCCCTTTCTGTGCAGGTTTATTTAGTACATGGTGTATATAGTTATCACCACTATATGCAGGATCGGATTGATGACagtggctggggctgtgcctaTCGGTCTTTGCAGACAATCTGTTCTTGGTTCAAGCAGCAAGGTTATGTTGATACACCTATACCAACACACAAGGAAATTCAACAGGTACAGAACGTTTAAGCAGATTAACTGTTTTGTGTATATTTGTCCAGAAAAGTTTGcacagcatatttttaaaatatcaaattcATATATTGTAGACTTCAGATTTATGTGATATTTTTATCTCTTAAATTGAACTACAGTAGttctgaattattatttttaacaagttttgTTATAGGAGATCTGTCTCCAAATGTTTATCAGCATTGGGTGACATGATCTGTATGAATAAGACTTATTAAAATAGTCTTCTAAATATTTCCTTGGATTAATGTTTTATTAGAAGCTGAGATTATGACATGTTCACTGCTCTtgccaaatgaaagaaaacaacccaaTGAATGTATCgtactaaaataatttttaaaacttacttttGTATTTGGTGACAGCTGGATTAGTTTCCCAGATGCTATGCATTGATTTACTGCTACCTTTTGCAACTTTGCCTCTGAGAGTAGTGGGCTTGTCCTGGTTTTTAACTTGTccttcacttctttttctattGTGAAATACCCAAATTCTATACCTGAATATGTTCATTTTTTAGCAGCACTGAAGAAGAACTGTAGACTTGGGTAGCTAATATTGATTGTATGCCTAGGAAGAAATACTGCAATTGGcttcagttttctaaaaatagtaCGTTGTGTTATTTACTGAACATTTTTAGCAAAGTCTGGTTTGGGTCATAATACAGCTTTCATCGTACCTAACAGGGGTGTGAGCACTAAAGTTTAAGCTGTGTTTGCTGAACATTTCTCAGTCCACACCTAAAGCTAAAAGCAACTGAAGTCCATGCACTCCTGTAGTATTTTCAGACACCTAGAAGAGGGCAGCAGCCTTCAGGAGACTTTGTGGGCTTTGTATCCTGAGCGGAAAAGGCCCTTCTCGAGTGCTGCATGTAACATACAAGGCTCAGAATGGAgaagagtttaaaataaatcacaacCCTCAGTGTATTTCAGTTGGCCTCTTCCTCAGAGCACTGTTTTATGGATCCTTTTCTGAGATGCTCTGCGTGGGAATCCAGGTACTTCAGTCTGTGAAGTGGCTTCTGCAGGACAAACGATGCACTCCATGATTAGACAGCCCAGCGCTCACCATCCCAGCCTGGAGTCTGCCTGTGGACCCGGGGTTATATTCTGTGCTTGCAGGCACTGTTCTATATTAGCATTCAAGtaacatttccaaaacagaacTGCAATGAATGAATTCAGCATCGTTTTGTCTGCTTTTGACTGGCTAGGATCAAAATACGTTCCCGTATATATAAACCAACTTTGTTCACAAAAAGTGGTGGAATTGCCTACTATATGTTgttgatgtttgtttttattctttctgatgATGTTGCAAAGGCACTGGTTGATGCTGGAGACAAGCCTGCAGCATTTGTTGGGTCACGGCAATGGATTGGTTCAATTGAGGTACAGCTTGTTTTGAATCAGCTTTTTGGAATAACATCAAAAATACTATTTGTCAGGTAAGAATCAATATCTGTTCAATAGCTCAGTAATTATTAAAAAGACtgaatgctttaaaatgcaaattatcGTTACAATACATGGGAGAATAGGGAGAATAAAAGAGATAATACATCTTTTAAGGGTTCCTTGTTCATAAACCCTGTATTCCTGCCTTTGGTTGTGCTGAGTGCTTACAGATGAAGGTGTTGCTAAATTTcttgggggggggttggggttcCAGTTTGCAGTTGCTATAAATTGCTTAACGATATTTAAACTCATGTGGAATTCAACCTATTCCTTTGCATCACAAACAATCTTTGAAGCAGGCACGTGCTCTGGCAGTCATAGTGAACTGAATGCACACTGACAGTAAATTATTACTTTGTCCAGGGAGCTAACCCATGAGAGTGCAGGATTGAGGCAAATTGTTGAGCAGCCTGGAAATAGCGTTCtctttttctgggtttgtgtGACAGATAAAACAAGGGATTTGTTTCCATTCTGACAATCTGATGCACTCATACACAATAAAGAACCCTAGAAATAtatttgggagaaaaagaataatgttCAGCACTTGTCAGAAGTAAAACGACTGGATTTTTATCATTTAAGCAGCACTAAGCAGGCTAACAAATCCCTGAATGTTTTGTGATAAATATGGTTGTGACATAAAGAATATATACTAGCTTAGTGTGTATGAAA contains these protein-coding regions:
- the UFSP2 gene encoding ufm1-specific protease 2 isoform X4, with the translated sequence MRPGTAPAAALTDVVILEAMDILFRIRGGLDLAFQLATIDEASTKKALGYVFSDLANKLSSDVLVLRICHSSVYVWPNSGVNTVPELTDESACKEIRQFIQFDQDEETKRKLGKRKDKKLQDTQQIVNVDLMLEMTSPLAPLAPVIERENKEHHYINMKLPVDVVVSVSPEETWGNVQNLLVKAIHRQLNDMERCIMKYVKGTSIVVPEQFHFMLPGKSQLVTISYPTGISDDQLESYRKELHELFNLPCDRPYFKRANAYHFPDEPYKDGYLRNPHLHLNSPGTQAGMVYLVHGVYSYHHYMQDRIDDSGWGCAYRSLQTICSWFKQQGYVDTPIPTHKEIQQALVDAGDKPAAFVGSRQWIGSIEVQLVLNQLFGITSKILFVRACICR